Proteins encoded in a region of the Moritella marina ATCC 15381 genome:
- a CDS encoding DUF4381 domain-containing protein: MNSLQQLKGLILPQDVSWWPLAYGWYVLMVLVLVVSCIFIDQKRKHYMNNAYRRNALSQLHLLSMQDATQLLSILHYALSHALNDALSHTTAQQVELQKETFLVSLNKGIESVSFNDFDWQLLNQLAFQHPDKVSCNTDEFATLKTKCQQWLQGHHYEHHT; the protein is encoded by the coding sequence ATGAATTCGTTGCAGCAATTGAAAGGACTGATATTGCCACAAGATGTGAGCTGGTGGCCGTTAGCGTACGGTTGGTATGTATTGATGGTTTTGGTTTTAGTTGTGTCCTGCATTTTTATTGACCAAAAGCGTAAGCATTATATGAACAATGCTTATCGACGTAATGCCTTGTCACAGTTGCACTTGCTATCAATGCAGGATGCGACGCAGTTGTTAAGCATCTTACACTATGCTCTTAGCCATGCTCTTAATGATGCGCTTAGTCATACTACTGCACAGCAGGTCGAATTACAGAAGGAGACATTTTTAGTTAGTCTAAACAAAGGCATCGAGAGTGTGTCTTTTAACGACTTTGATTGGCAGTTATTAAACCAGTTGGCTTTTCAGCACCCAGATAAAGTGAGCTGTAATACGGATGAATTCGCTACCTTAAAAACGAAGTGCCAACAATGGCTGCAGGGGCATCATTATGAACATCACACTTGA
- a CDS encoding VWA domain-containing protein has protein sequence MNITLDYPWLLLLLVLPYFIYRFLPAYMQPSVSLYIPFFQRVVAATGQTPNAGAVAHQRQLIQSIALILFWFGLIFSLARPVLLGEVQVTEKAGRDLMIVVDLSQSMEQKDYFMAGDKQQAISRIDALKAVLSAFSKDRAGDRLGLIVFGSGAYLQVPFTDDLQLWLNLLNDMDTQMAGPATAIGDAIGLSIRAFEQSNSTQRLLLLVTDGSDTHSRLDAVDAARVAATDGINIYTLGMGDPKTEGDDKVDFASLEKIAKVSNGLSYVAADSDSLQKVLVDINNIAPANYEQQRFQPKADLYPWLMGPLLLFYVLVWGFLTIQVYWKNRARGKYVE, from the coding sequence ATGAACATCACACTTGATTACCCTTGGTTACTATTATTATTGGTATTACCTTATTTCATCTATCGTTTTTTACCCGCGTATATGCAGCCGAGTGTGTCGCTTTATATCCCATTTTTTCAGCGTGTTGTTGCTGCTACAGGTCAAACTCCTAACGCGGGGGCTGTTGCACATCAACGTCAGCTTATTCAATCTATTGCGTTGATTTTATTTTGGTTTGGATTGATATTCAGTTTGGCTCGACCGGTATTATTAGGTGAAGTCCAGGTCACGGAGAAAGCCGGCCGCGACTTGATGATCGTAGTCGATTTATCGCAATCGATGGAACAAAAAGATTACTTTATGGCAGGTGATAAGCAGCAGGCTATCTCAAGAATTGATGCACTTAAAGCAGTACTAAGTGCATTTTCCAAGGACAGAGCAGGTGATCGTTTGGGATTGATTGTGTTTGGTTCGGGGGCGTATTTACAAGTCCCTTTTACAGACGATCTACAATTATGGTTAAACCTACTAAATGATATGGATACGCAAATGGCTGGACCTGCCACCGCGATTGGCGATGCAATTGGTTTATCTATTCGCGCATTTGAGCAATCTAACTCGACTCAGCGTTTGTTACTGCTCGTTACCGATGGTAGTGATACCCACTCTCGGCTTGACGCTGTTGATGCTGCGCGTGTCGCGGCAACCGATGGCATTAACATTTATACCTTAGGCATGGGCGATCCAAAAACCGAAGGTGATGATAAAGTTGATTTTGCTAGTCTCGAGAAGATCGCCAAAGTCAGTAATGGACTGAGTTATGTTGCCGCAGATAGTGATAGTTTACAAAAGGTGTTAGTTGATATTAATAATATCGCGCCTGCCAATTACGAACAGCAACGCTTCCAGCCTAAAGCTGATCTATACCCTTGGTTGATGGGGCCGCTGTTACTTTTTTATGTGCTTGTTTGGGGCTTTCTAACTATACAGGTTTATTGGAAAAACCGTGCAAGAGGCAAATATGTTGAGTGA